The genomic interval TTGTTGTAGCTCGAGTACTCAACAATAATCTCAGTAATTACAGGCGGAGTGGTATCTAAGGTTATAGGCATGCCCATAATAGCAGATAGATTAGCGATAGCGGTATTGCCTGTACCATTTATCAAATCGTAAGTTTCATCTGCAACTCTCAGCTCAATCCAGTTTTCGCCTTTTACTAAATTCACAATTCCGGACCATTCTATAGTGGAATTTATAATCCTGCCGCCAACAACCTCAAATTTTAGCATTCTACAATCTGGCTTTAGAGCGTTCCATGCACCTTTGTTCACCCTTACCCAAAAAGCGCTCGCGCCTTTGTCTACTGTCCAGTTATATAATCCCATATTATCCCAAGCAGTTCCTGAAATTTTAAGGGTAGCGCTGTTTGTGATTGCAAACAGCGGAGGCTCTACTGAGATTGTTGGCAGAGTTAAGTCATATAAAATTAGCTCGCATCGTTCCATAAACGTTGCTACGTATTTAACTTCTCTAGAGCCTGCTGCAGTCCAAACTGTCAGAAGTTTCGTTTTAGCTATAACCAACTCAGTCTTACTGAATATCACTGAGATACTTGCATTTATAGTATAAGGTGAATAACCTCGATCCGCGGAGTGGTTAATGTAATTTGTAAGTAGTTCTGCAGTACAAACACCATTTCTGTCAGTAAGCCCTCTAAAAACTTCTACATCGTATTTATCATAGATAGCCACAGTAGCATTCTCTACACCAGCGCCTGTCTGCCATTTCACTGAAGCAGTTAAATAAACATAGACTTCGAGTTTGCTAGTGGTATCTGTAATGTTCACACAGCCGATACTCGTATTAATGAATTTTAGTGTTGCGCTCTCCGAGAGTAGTGCATCGTAAGTGTTGTTCGTAATACTACTATTGCTAAAAGTAGGCTCGCATGCTCGTAGAGCAATACCCACAGGGTTGTTACAAATAGTTAAGTTCGTAGCTGTGATTTTCTGCAACGGCTCGATATACGCTTGCACAGCCATCATGTGAATACCATACTCAGAATTGTTAAATATCATATCACCTTGCAGTTCTAAAGTAATACTAGGCGAAGAGCGGTTGATTCTGATACCGTAGCAATTGAAACTTATAATGTTGTTTCTAGTGTACAATCCTTTCACTAGTTTTTCTACATGCAGACCGCAATAATTATTTATTAGGATATTGTCCACAACTCTAGGTTCAGTACCGCTCCACTCAGCTATATATATACCGAATAAAGAATAAGATATTGTATTGTTTGCTATTTTAGGAGCGCCGCCCTTCAGCCACAGCCCTCTAAAAGAATTNNNNNNNNNNNNNNNNNNNNNNNNNNNNNNNNNNNNNNNNNNNNNNNNNNNNNNNNNNNNNNNNNNNNNNNNNNNNNNNNNNNNNNNNNNNNNNNNATTGTAAATTTTATTTTCTGTAACAATGCAGGAAGAATCCTCAGTTTCTATACCTATTGAGCAAGTATAGAAGGTATTATTGTAAATACGAGTTTTCGAATTTAAAAACCTTGCCCAAGCCCCTGTAGAGACACTCACAAAATGGTTATTAGTAACTTCAAGTTCAGAGTTCTCAATACGCGCTCCTAGCGTGGATGCGGAGATTTCGTTATACATTATTTTACCTGTGACATACGTGGGTACGATACACTCGCCGCAGTTTGAAAATGTATTGTTTTCAATAGCTATTCTTGCATAATTCGCAGCTGTTCCTGAAACAAGCACAACAGTTCCTGGTATTTCCTTAAATTCGCTGTCTCTTAAATTTAGCCCTTTTCCAGCTGATGTGGACTGGTAGTTAATACCTGCAGCGCATTCTCCAAAAACACTTTCAGTAATATCTACATTGGCGTCGTACACCTTAATGCCAGTACCAGGAATATCAAATATACTAGTAGAAGATATACTTACTGTACTCTCGCTAACTTGCTCTGACTCTATACCGTCAAAGGTGTTGGCTATTTTAGAATATTGAATATTTAGAGTAGCGCCTATACCTAGCCACACACCGTCATCGCCAGCTAAAATATTCACATTTGAAAGATTCAAAGTCGCACCCCCCGATGCTTCGCAAGCAGCCCCCATATCATTGTAGCTGCCCCCGTATAGATCAGAATTTCTAACTTCTGCTGAAGCTGCTTTTCCAATAACAACCAAAGCCCATAGAGACTTCAGAGTAGTATTGTAAATCTGCATTTGACAGTAGTATCCAAGCAGACCCAACAAGGTATCGCCTATAAACGAGTCCGACACATGAAGAGTTGAACTCCCCGCATATATCTGATATCCGAATCCTGGACCTTCTACACCACCGTGCTCTGCAAATGTGCAGTTTGAGATAGTGACATTAGAATAGATGAAGAAAGTTTGAATAAAAGTGAGGAACCATTGCGTGCCTTCCATACCATCAAAATAATTATATTGCAGCGTTATTTGGTAGCCACCGAGCGTAACAAGCGAGCATAAGTTGTTAGTGTAGTTGTTATTTACAAATCCAGCAACTACATTTACCTTTTCTAAAGTATCTAGCAATTTAGAAATAACAGGGGGCAGTGCTATTTTAAACTCTCTGCTAAGCGTTCTAAGTCCAACTGTGATTACATCAGGTATTTCTGCAGTACCGAGCGCTACAGTAGCGAAATAGTTATGAGTGAAATTATTGCCTGTGAAGTTAGCTTCTGCAAATAACCACATTATTCCAATACAGTACTCAGAAATATTATTGTACTGCACTGTCAAAGGACTGTTACCGCATATCAAAAAGTAGTTGATTGTGCCTTCATAATGAGAAGGTACTGGCGGATAACTAACGCTACCTAAATGCCCCTCCCAAGGTGTAAATGTTATATTGTTGCCCTTAAGAGTAATCGCTGGGCCGAAACTAAAAATACCTTGAAGATTTCCATAAAATTTGTTGCTAGTAATGTTTAAGAAAGTCGATATTGGCGAGTACCCGTAGCCGCTAATCATAGAATAATGGATAGGCATGCCGAGCTTAGAGGCTTCTATATCCAACACAGGCGCAAGACCTGAAACTCTCTCTTTTATAGGTATCCTTTCTGTATAACCTGTAAAGTTCAGATGACCTGCAAAGTTCAGATTGTAGAACGATTCATTAGCAGAAAAGGGATAGCCGTTGTCGGTAAAGTTTGAGCTGTCGATTGTTATATTAGAGAGCTCGTAATGAATAGTGCTCGTTAGCCCCTCAAGCAGCGTTGAGATTGGGTTGCCGGGCGCTACGTAATTCCATATATCAGCTTTATCAAAATCTATTCCGTTATTACTATAGAAACTGCAATTCGCGATGTTGAGTGTACTGCCCTTGCAGTAAATAGTTGAAATTAAAGGATCGCTGATATTTATCAATTTTAGCTCTAAGTACGTGTTATTTGCAAATTTGCATTGCTTAAATTCTGCATAAGAATCTTCTAAATGAACTGTACTGTGGAAGTTACTAGCCTCAAAGTCAGTATTGTTTATGTGAGTATTGTTGATAAATATTGTAGAAATAGCTTTTAAAGAAGAGTTCCTTGCAGCAATTGCATATTTGTTAAAGGTAAATATTGAACGATAAATTACGCCTGAGACGTTGTGAGGATAGTCCAAGGGCGTATTGTTATAAATCGTCCCATAGAAATTGTTTATAAACAGACAACCTTCTAATCCAACCCTCGCGTTATCTGAATAGAGTCCTATGCCATTGTTAGTAAAATTATTGACTATCAAATTAATAGGCCATTGTTCTGTAATGTCTATTCTTGGCTTGATAACTATACCGTATCGATTATGGCTTATTATGTTATTTCTAATACCTGGTGACGCTTGCATTGGAAGAGATGGACGTATAAAAACGCCCCAGTTTTGAGTTATGATTGAATTCTCAATAAAAACATCGCTCGACCTTATCTCTATGCCGAGCTCTA from Candidatus Thermoplasmatota archaeon carries:
- a CDS encoding fibronectin type III domain-containing protein; the protein is MRLHSLGLALSIIAVLVIAGVAISMNNTKSDIRQALNVTITSPSSGEVFQGNAPCSIKYAIIGGAPDYTVKLYYTVNQTFIFINYCNTSVEGAQQYNWITPLLTNLTVRIKIDVNTTSEEAYNLSGEFEIDSTPPSKPKPELPAHDSIAVEGYPRAREIKLKWSASGDDGDIGKASYYHARCYDNPINETNWDDIPQYWRINYSAVAYPGGYESCIFKNLEPDKIYYFAVKAYDNVGLSSGLSTCISIRTLKYEAWPDSITGAGVQWDPVNKTLYFIDSRTVTYTEVLMKGNLRVVNNAELKFNKVLFVMDCFEDWEYRIEVAPGGLVGYLEGGKFLLEYSNISTNVAIMPDGTERWHPYLFVAYRNARFWMLYSSMRHCGSKPEDIKNIKLSAVQIDAEVDVELGIEIRSSDVFIENSIITQNWGVFIRPSLPMQASPGIRNNIISHNRYGIVIKPRIDITEQWPINLIVNNFTNNGIGLYSDNARVGLEGCLFINNFYGTIYNNTPLDYPHNVSGVIYRSIFTFNKYAIAARNSSLKAISTIFINNTHINNTDFEASNFHSTVHLEDSYAEFKQCKFANNTYLELKLINISDPLISTIYCKGSTLNIANCSFYSNNGIDFDKADIWNYVAPGNPISTLLEGLTSTIHYELSNITIDSSNFTDNGYPFSANESFYNLNFAGHLNFTGYTERIPIKERVSGLAPVLDIEASKLGMPIHYSMISGYGYSPISTFLNITSNKFYGNLQGIFSFGPAITLKGNNITFTPWEGHLGSVSYPPVPSHYEGTINYFLICGNSPLTVQYNNISEYCIGIMWLFAEANFTGNNFTHNYFATVALGTAEIPDVITVGLRTLSREFKIALPPVISKLLDTLEKVNVVAGFVNNNYTNNLCSLVTLGGYQITLQYNYFDGMEGTQWFLTFIQTFFIYSNVTISNCTFAEHGGVEGPGFGYQIYAGSSTLHVSDSFIGDTLLGLLGYYCQMQIYNTTLKSLWALVVIGKAASAEVRNSDLYGGSYNDMGAACEASGGATLNLSNVNILAGDDGVWLGIGATLNIQYSKIANTFDGIESEQVSESTVSISSTSIFDIPGTGIKVYDANVDITESVFGECAAGINYQSTSAGKGLNLRDSEFKEIPGTVVLVSGTAANYARIAIENNTFSNCGECIVPTYVTGKIMYNEISASTLGARIENSELEVTNNHFVSVSTGAWARFLNSKTRIYNNTFYTCSIGIETEDSSCIVTENKIYN